The following nucleotide sequence is from Paracrocinitomix mangrovi.
TTTAGCATTAGTGTTAGAATCCTGGCCAATAACAATCGCAAAATCAAAGAAAGTGTTACGGATATTGATGTAGCAAATCTTCAGCTAAAGGATCATCACAATGAAGCTGACAAAAGTGCTGAGATTTATATGCTACATAAGGCTTTGGCAATGTTGCCGGATGAGCAAAGAGAGAGTATCATTTTATTTGAAATTAGCGGATTCAGTATCAAGGAAATAGCAAAGATTCAATCAGCATCTGAAACGGCGGTAAGGCAAAGATTGAGAAGAGGAAGACTGAAGTTGCGAGAAATTTTAATGCCGACTGTAGTTTCTGTGAATGCTAATAAAACAGGGGAGGACAAGCTATGAATGAGGAACAAAAATTAGATCAGTTGTTTGCACTTGCTAGA
It contains:
- a CDS encoding RNA polymerase sigma factor, which translates into the protein MDKKKQEEFLKLYEPIHDRFERFCRARVYGDMDYKDLMNETLLKAYQKFDTLRNKQAFLSFLFSISVRILANNNRKIKESVTDIDVANLQLKDHHNEADKSAEIYMLHKALAMLPDEQRESIILFEISGFSIKEIAKIQSASETAVRQRLRRGRLKLREILMPTVVSVNANKTGEDKL